From the Lolium rigidum isolate FL_2022 chromosome 2, APGP_CSIRO_Lrig_0.1, whole genome shotgun sequence genome, one window contains:
- the LOC124687473 gene encoding cationic amino acid transporter 9, chloroplastic-like, with protein MQTFFVTNNGTETVQRDLPIGILGSLLVCVILYIAVCLVITGMVPYTLLGEDAPLAEAFAAKGLKFVTVLISIGAVAGLTTTLLVGLYVQSRLYLGLGRDGLLPSIFAKVHPTLHTPLHSQIWVGCVAAVLAGLFNVQALSHILSVGTLTGYSVVSACVITLRWSDKATNSRSLGSISIWQEGVLCLVTVALCGFVAGISYRFSYAIAFIIVAFLIAIVASFALQFRQVYVPVDAPRFSCPGVPLVPVLSVFFNMFLFAQLHVEAWYRFVILSLIAVGVYAGYGQYYSAPSTSDRSSVAYHGVPSEAP; from the exons ATGCAAACATTTTTTGTAACTAATAATGGAACCGAAACTGTCCAGAGGGACTTGCCTATTGGCATCCTAGGGAGCCTTCTGGTATGTGTCATACTATACATTGCTGTGTGCTTGGTGATTACTGGAATGGTGCCATATACATTACTTGGTGAAGATGCTCCCTTGGCTGAAGCTTTTGCTGCGAAGGGGTTGAAATTTGTTACCGTGTTGATCAGTATTGGAGCTGTTGCTGGTCTTACTACAACACTTCTTGTTGGTCTGTATGTTCAG TCACGTTTGTATCTTGGGCTTGGAAGGGATGGCCTACTACCTTCAATATTTGCTAAAGTTCACCCAACGCTGCATACTCCTCTGCACTCTCAGATCTGggttggttgtgttgcagcagtctTAGCTGGCCTCTTTAATGTGCAAGCACTCTCTCATATTCTCTCAGTTGGCACACTG ACAGGCTACTCAGTTGTATCAGCTTGTGTGATCACGCTCCGATGGAGCGACAAAGCAACTAATTCTCGCTCCCTTGGAAGTATCTCAATCTGGCAGGAGGGTGTTTTGTGCCTTGTCACGGTGGCTCTCTGCGGTTTCGTAGCAGGAATATCCTACCGATTTAGCTACGCTATTGCCTTCATCATAGTAGCTTTTCTGATAGCTATTGTTGCCAGCTTTGCTCTCCAGTTTCGACAG GTCTATGTTCCTGTGGATGCTCCTCGCTTTTCTTGTCCTGGAGTTCCGCTGGTCCCGGTGCTCTCTGTTTTCTTCAATATGTTTTTGTTTGCTCAG CTTCATGTAGAAGCTTGGTACAGATTCGTCATACTTAGTCTCATCGCGGTGGGGGTCTATGCCGGATATGGTCAGTACTACAGTGCTCCTTCCACGTCAGACCGCTCCTCTGTAGCTTACCATGGAGTTCCCTCTGAAGCTCCATGA